AAACGGTTGAACCAAGGGAAAGAACTGAGGATCTTACAGATCAAAGGCATTCTTACCCTTGGAGAACCGTGGATGAAGACAAAACGAACATACGCCAAAACCTTTCTTTTCGCGGGAATGTTTGTCTCCTTGTTCTTTCAAACTCCGATACAAACCGCTGAATCTCTGAATCGAGTCATCGCGACCGTTGGCACCGTTTCCATTTCCGAATTGGATCTGGACGACGCCGGAGAAAAATACAATCGTCTTCAAAAACATTTAAAACACGAAGACTTCCGAAAATCACTTCGCACCCGAATCATAGACTTTCTCATCGACCGGGCAATCGTCGACGTCGTCGCAGAAGAAGAATCCGTTCAAGTCAACGAACAACGAGTGGAAGCGGAAATCGAAAAAAGAATGGAAGTGATGGGGATCGCCAATCGAAAACAATTCGAAAAAGCGATGGAAGCTTCTTCAAATATGCCGTTCGAACTCTGGGTTACGGAACTTCCGTATCAAATCAAAAAAGGACAACTTCTTCAATTGAAGATCGCCGTCCCTCCTCCGAACGAACAGGAAATCAGAACCTGGTACAATCAAAACAAGGACAAGGTAGGATTCGAAATTCGTTATAGAATCATCGCGATCGCTCCCGAAAACGATTCCGTACAAGAGGAAAATAAACTCTTCAAAGAAGTTTCCGAAATCAAAAAATCGATTCTCGCGGATCCTTCTTCTTTTGCATTAGTTGCCGGATCTCCAAGAAACGATCCGACTCTCAGGTCGAGAAGAGGTTTGGTAGAATGGATTTCCTCTTTCGATCTTTATAAATACAGTAAGATCACCGCGACAATCGCCGCTCCCCTTCCCAATGGAGGAATTTCGGACGTATTTCGAGACGAAAGAAAACGGTATTGTATTTTAAAAATCGAAGGAAAAAGACCGACTCCTATGGATAATCTCCGGGGAGGAATTCAGAACATTCTCTATCGCGACAAAGAAGAGGACACGTTTCACAAATGGTTGAAAGAATCGAGAGCCGAAATTCCGATCCAGGTCTTCGACGAAAACTATAGAAAAGAAAATAAAATCTCTCTCAAAGAAGAGACTTTTCACTTAGATTGAAATTGAGTCTTTCGAAATTCTAAACGTGCGCCGATATTCAAACTGAGTCATGAAATTTCCGATTTCTCATTCCGCCGTTTTCTTAAACTCCGACACGGTTTCGCTTCTCAAATCCATCTCATCGGTCGAAAGGGAAAAACTCTTACGACTTTCCCTTCTCTCGCTTTCCAAAATTCTTCCCGATTCAGAAGTTTTTCTGAACTCTTGGCCGTTTGAAAAATCAGAAAAAGAATTCAGTTTTCTGAATATTCATATTTTAGAAAATAACCAGGAAGATATT
The window above is part of the Leptospira stimsonii genome. Proteins encoded here:
- a CDS encoding putative peptidyl-prolyl cis-trans isomerase, which translates into the protein MKTKRTYAKTFLFAGMFVSLFFQTPIQTAESLNRVIATVGTVSISELDLDDAGEKYNRLQKHLKHEDFRKSLRTRIIDFLIDRAIVDVVAEEESVQVNEQRVEAEIEKRMEVMGIANRKQFEKAMEASSNMPFELWVTELPYQIKKGQLLQLKIAVPPPNEQEIRTWYNQNKDKVGFEIRYRIIAIAPENDSVQEENKLFKEVSEIKKSILADPSSFALVAGSPRNDPTLRSRRGLVEWISSFDLYKYSKITATIAAPLPNGGISDVFRDERKRYCILKIEGKRPTPMDNLRGGIQNILYRDKEEDTFHKWLKESRAEIPIQVFDENYRKENKISLKEETFHLD